A stretch of the Malus sylvestris chromosome 10, drMalSylv7.2, whole genome shotgun sequence genome encodes the following:
- the LOC126586360 gene encoding uncharacterized protein LOC126586360, with amino-acid sequence MADWSGMMSKSSGFGGGRNGENFEEEERENSSLKMLRNSKNNRSSTSSSSSSSSASACRLPTAARTIPWAHNYPPADHEVQKSAPVAIPDWSKIYGKSAKIGSSVHDDDDVYGVNGDGDGDGGVIGDGDDDDMVPPHEWVARKLARSQISSFSVCEGIGRTLKGRDLSKVRNAVLTKTGFLE; translated from the coding sequence ATGGCAGATTGGAGTGGTATGATGAGCAAAAGCAGTGGTTTTGGTGggggaagaaatggtgaaaattttgaagaagaagagagggaaAACTCAAGTCTCAAGATGCTGAGGAATTCCAAAAATAATAGGtcctctacttcttcttcttcctcttcctcctctgcATCTGCATGCCGCCTACCTACTGCTGCAAGAACGATCCCATGGGCCCATAATTATCCTCCAGCTGACCATGAAGTCCAAAAATCAGCTCCTGTGGCAATCCCTGATTGGTCAAAAATTTATGGCAAGAGTGCCAAGATTGGTTCTTCGGttcatgatgatgatgatgtgtaTGGTGTCAATGGGGATGgcgatggtgatggtggtgtcattggtgatggtgatgatgatgacatggTTCCTCCACATGAATGGGTTGCCAGAAAGCTTGCAAGAAGCCAGATTTCATCATTTTCTGTGTGTGAAGGGATTGGAAGAACACTCAAAGGAAGAGACCTCAGCAAAGTAAGGAATGCTGTTTTAACTAAAACTGGTTTCCTAGAGTAA
- the LOC126586356 gene encoding probable beta-1,3-galactosyltransferase 3 — protein MSVKSRGWGGEVTVRNVMSRNWALLLCFCSFCAGVLFTNRLWMVPESRPSPIGAEKIFSESDACDHKLVIKHTTRDSSGEATNQVIRELNKTVSNLEMKLAAVRATHESVHNGYPTSGNLKTVQSASKKKYFLVIGINTAFNSRKRRDSVRATWMPQGEDRKKLEEEKGIIIRFVIGHSPTAGGILDKAVEAEEHAHGDFLRLDHVEGYLELSAKTKTYFSTAVALWDAEFYIKVDDDIHVNLATLGTILSRHRLKPRVYIGCMKSGPVLARKGVKYHEPEFWKFGEIGNKYFRHATGQLYAISKDLATYISRNQDVLHKYANEDVSLGAWFIGLDVEQVDDRRLCCGTPPDCMWKAMTGNTCAASFDWRCSGICKSVERMMGVHERCGEDKNAIWSARFSQ, from the exons ATGTCTGTGAAGAGCAGAGGATGGGGAGGAGAGGTAACAGTGAGGAATGTGATGTCAAGGAACTGGGcacttttgctttgcttttgcagCTTCTGTGCTGGAGTTTTATTTACCAACAG GTTGTGGATGGTGCCTGAATCAAGGCCATCGCCAATTGGAGCTGAAAAGATATTTTCCGAATCTGATGCGTGTGATCATAAGCTT GTTATAAAGCACACGACTCGTGACAGTTCAGGGGAAGCTACTAATCAAGTGATTCG GGAGCTAAATAAAACGGTTTCAAATTTGGAGATGAAGTTAGCCGCTGTTAGGGCAACGCATGAATCTGTACATAATGGATATCCTACGTCTGGAAACTTGAAAACTGTTCAATCAGCTTCGAAGAAAAAGTACTTCCTGGTTATAGGGATCAATACAGCTTTTAATAGCCGAAAAAGAAGAGATTCAGTACGTGCAACTTGGATGCCGCAAG GTGAGGATAGAAAGAAGCTGGAAGAAGAGAAGGGCATAATCATACGGTTTGTCATAGGTCACAG TCCGACAGCTGGTGGTATTCTTGATAAAGCGGTTGAAGCAGAGGAGCACGCCCATGGAGACTTCCTGAGGCTG GACCATGTAGAGGGATACCTGGAATTATCAGCCAAAACAAAGACGTATTTTTCGACAGCAGTTGCCTTGTGGGATGCTGAATTTTATATCAAAGTTGACGATGACATCCATGTAAATTTAG CAACGCTTGGAACGATTTTATCTAGACACCGTCTGAAACCCCGAGTCTATATTGGTTGCATGAAGTCGGGTCCAGTCCTTGCTCGAAA GGGAGTGAAATACCATGAGCCAGAGTTTTGGAAATTTGGTGAGATAGGAAACAAGTATTTTCGGCATGCTACAGGGCAGTTATATGCCATCTCGAAAGATTTGGCAACTTACATATCAAGAAACCA GGATGTGCTGCACAAATATGCCAATGAAGATGTTTCGTTGGGAGCTTGGTTTATTGGTTTAGACGTAGAACAGGTGGACGATAGAAGACTATGTTGTGGTACCCCGCCAG ATTGTATGTGGAAGGCAATGACAGGCAACACCTGCGCTGCTTCATTTGATTGGCGATGCAGCGGGATTTGCAAGTCTGTTGAGAGGATGATGGGCGTTCACGAGCGCTGTGGTGAAGACAAGAATGCTATTTGGAGTGCAAGATTTTCTCAGTGA
- the LOC126586362 gene encoding autophagy-related protein 8C-like, with protein sequence MAKSSFKLEHTLERRQAEASRIREKYPDRIPVIVEKAARSDIPDIDKKKYLVPADLNVGQFVYVVRKRIKLGAEKAIFIFVNNALPPNAALMSTIYEENKDEDGFLYLTYSGENVFGSF encoded by the exons ATGGCCAAAAGCTCGTTCAAGCTTGAACATACTCTGG AAAGGAGGCAAGCAGAAGCTAGTCGTATCAGGGAGAAGTATCCTGACAGAATTCCA GTGATTGTGGAGAAGGCTGCAAGGAGTGACATTCCTGACATTGACAAGAAGAA ATACCTTGTCCCTGCTGATCTCAATGTTGGGCAATTTGTCTATGTTGTACGGAAGAGGATCAAGCTCGGTGCAGAAAAGGCTATATTTATCTTTGTCAATAACGCTCTCCCTCCTAATG CTGCCCTGATGTCTACAATTTACGAGGAGAACAAGGACGAGGATGGATTTCTTTACTTGACCTACAGCGGAGAGAATGTCTTCGGTTCCTTTTAA